The following coding sequences are from one bacterium SCSIO 12741 window:
- a CDS encoding SUKH-4 family immunity protein gives MIIEKYINLDKYQDFYHGGLMTYSQYELEKIKAFVDYQVFIEIGIPKKILGSYEAIDKLMFTEQHLIFGKMTYVDNNFLVIDKSQSVLLFERNENQSFLYNSSFSQFIACVYEFDKFLKNSIQSEAFGEFYSNRKRYVDVIRDKLTQIDSSIDSSLWIDYLDEMENGAW, from the coding sequence ATGATTATAGAGAAGTACATTAACCTTGATAAATATCAAGACTTCTATCATGGAGGCTTAATGACTTATAGCCAATATGAACTTGAAAAGATAAAGGCATTTGTTGATTACCAAGTTTTCATAGAAATAGGAATTCCAAAGAAAATTTTAGGAAGTTATGAAGCGATAGATAAATTAATGTTTACTGAGCAACATTTAATATTTGGTAAAATGACTTACGTTGACAACAATTTTTTGGTTATCGATAAATCGCAGAGTGTTCTATTATTTGAACGCAATGAAAATCAAAGTTTCCTGTACAATTCGTCATTTTCTCAATTCATAGCTTGCGTTTATGAGTTTGATAAATTTTTAAAGAATAGTATTCAATCGGAAGCTTTCGGAGAATTTTACTCTAATCGAAAAAGGTATGTCGATGTAATTCGGGATAAATTAACACAAATTGATTCGTCAATCGATAGTTCTCTTTGGATAGATTATTTGGATGAAATGGAAAATGGAGCTTGGTAG
- a CDS encoding protein phosphatase 2C domain-containing protein — MLETTANSIKYYLKEKNGDHFQLENMEEENFLIAIVCDGVSKQPCDWMASEMACNQFVDSFRKNGKLDLSQRVIQSVQEVNRRLLSVEGDCGGLSTTFSILVVNHKTNDGVMCNLGDSRIYECTPNELKQLTRDDSIKGTRVVQSELGRRTLQVSSLTNALGKSHIEIRIEPIRLNEESIYVLATDGFYDARKGSFQRDMMELAGSTEWKKKFSELFTRYEISARDDMTAVGIRI, encoded by the coding sequence ATGCTTGAAACAACAGCAAATTCAATCAAATACTACCTCAAAGAAAAGAATGGCGACCATTTCCAACTAGAGAACATGGAGGAAGAAAACTTTCTCATAGCCATTGTTTGCGACGGGGTAAGCAAACAACCCTGCGATTGGATGGCATCAGAGATGGCCTGCAATCAATTTGTGGATTCATTCAGAAAAAATGGGAAACTTGATTTATCGCAGCGGGTTATTCAAAGTGTTCAAGAGGTCAATCGTAGACTTTTATCCGTGGAAGGCGACTGCGGTGGACTAAGTACAACCTTCAGCATCTTGGTTGTCAATCACAAAACGAATGATGGAGTTATGTGCAATCTCGGTGATTCACGAATCTATGAGTGCACACCAAACGAACTAAAGCAGCTTACCCGAGATGACAGCATAAAGGGAACGAGGGTCGTTCAATCAGAATTGGGCAGAAGAACCCTCCAAGTTTCGAGCCTAACCAATGCCTTGGGAAAAAGCCATATTGAAATACGGATCGAACCTATAAGGCTGAATGAAGAATCTATCTATGTTTTAGCCACAGATGGATTTTATGATGCTCGTAAAGGTTCATTCCAACGGGATATGATGGAACTGGCTGGGAGCACTGAATGGAAGAAGAAATTTTCAGAACTTTTTACGAGGTATGAGATTTCTGCCCGGGATGATATGACGGCTGTTGGAATAAGAATATGA
- a CDS encoding DUF1493 family protein — MESKESLRCWLSEALLYPVDSETIFFDDLGLAGIDLETFILKFMEKYEIDPADFNLQDYVPGGVNLFKRTKIKSLNLDHLYAVVEKGVWFDPF; from the coding sequence ATGGAAAGTAAGGAAAGTCTTAGGTGTTGGCTATCAGAAGCATTACTCTATCCGGTTGATTCCGAAACTATTTTTTTCGACGATTTGGGATTAGCTGGAATAGATTTGGAAACTTTTATTTTGAAATTTATGGAAAAATATGAAATTGATCCTGCCGATTTTAATCTTCAAGATTATGTGCCCGGTGGAGTAAATCTTTTCAAAAGAACCAAAATAAAATCGCTTAATCTTGATCACTTGTATGCAGTAGTTGAAAAAGGTGTTTGGTTTGATCCCTTTTAA
- a CDS encoding IS1 family transposase, with translation MCKRCGKTFGLLIHTRQKTILINRCVELHNLGMPFRGISRVLKVSPQTVQNWIKKKGKLVEQSLPGFCKTMEFDELFSFVNNRTNHQYVWIAVERETKNLLSVEIGRRRKVDFHRMWKKLKTVRVQNYCSDGYIVYNVTLPKTNHLKGKQHTYTVEGMMSLLRHYLARFRRKTRCYSKSVEMMKYSLLVFMDSWNAWYLGSPQRFRFERINRIAAPIFISISGVATRKSI, from the coding sequence TTGTGTAAACGCTGTGGCAAAACATTTGGGTTACTCATCCATACAAGACAAAAAACAATTTTGATTAATCGTTGCGTTGAATTGCATAATTTGGGTATGCCATTTCGGGGTATTTCCCGTGTTTTGAAAGTAAGTCCACAGACTGTTCAAAATTGGATCAAGAAAAAAGGAAAGTTGGTCGAGCAAAGCCTGCCAGGCTTTTGTAAAACAATGGAATTTGACGAACTGTTTTCTTTTGTGAATAACCGTACCAACCACCAATATGTTTGGATAGCAGTAGAACGCGAAACCAAGAATCTGTTATCAGTTGAAATTGGCAGAAGAAGAAAAGTGGATTTTCACCGTATGTGGAAAAAGTTAAAGACCGTTAGAGTCCAAAACTATTGTAGCGATGGGTACATAGTTTACAATGTAACCTTACCTAAAACCAACCATCTAAAGGGGAAACAACACACTTATACAGTTGAAGGAATGATGTCTTTGTTACGTCATTATTTGGCTAGGTTCCGAAGAAAAACACGCTGCTACTCTAAGAGTGTTGAAATGATGAAGTATTCACTTTTGGTATTTATGGATTCTTGGAATGCTTGGTATTTAGGTTCGCCCCAAAGGTTTAGATTTGAAAGAATCAATCGAATTGCGGCCCCAATCTTCATATCAATTTCAGGAGTTGCCACCCGAAAAAGCATTTAA